ATTTGTACGGTCAAGCCAAAGGAGGAAGCGGTAATGGATACAGGTACACACGTCGTAATGGGAGTGGCGCTCGGAGGACTTGCAACACTTGACCCAGCCATCCAAGCGGATCCAGCGTTATTTAACGCCGTATTAGTGGGAACGATGGTCGGTTCACAAGCTCCCGATATCGACACAGTCCTGAAGCTGAAAAACAATGCCATCTACATTCGGCATCACCGGGGAATCACACACTCAATACCTGCTGTCATCCTTTGGGGATTGGGAATTCCAGCGCTTATTTATTTGTTTGTGCCGGAAGTAAATTTTCTTCACTTGTGGTTATGGAGCTTTCTGGCTGTCATTATTCATGTTTTTGTGGATATATTTAATGCCTATGGGACACAGGCTTACCGGCCTTTCACTAACAGGTGGGTCGCATACGGCTTCATCAATACATTTGACCCTTATATTTTCACGATGCATTTAGCCGGTATCGTCGCCTGGAACTTAGGTGCCGATCCAGGTTTATTGTGGCTCGTCATCTATTTTGTTATTGCCTTGTACTATGTTAAACGATATTTTGATAAACGTGAACTTGTCCGACTTATCCATGAGCATTTTGATCCGGTAGAACAAATCGCAACGTCACCGACGCTGCAGCAGAACGTGTGGAGAATAGCTATAACCACGCCAACGAATTACTACGTCGGCCGTGCAGAGAATGGACACATTACCATTCTGGATGAATTTGTGAACAAACACATTGATTACGAAGATCCTGTCATCCAAAAAGCGTTGACAGATCATAACATTAAAGCCTTTTTGTCCTTTTCTCCTGTCTACCGTTATGAATTGAGCTACTTTGATGAATACACGGAAGTTCGTTTTATTGATTTACGTTATCGTTCGAAAGGGCGCTACCCGTTCGTTGCTCTTGCGCAAATCGATGATGAGCATGGGGACGACATGAAAATCCTGAATTCTTATACAGGATGGGTATTTACAGAAGAAAAACTGCAAAGCAAACTCGGACCGATGGCAAATTCGAAAGGATAACAAAAAGCCGGCTGCTTTTAGCAGGCGGCTTTTCTAATGAGTGCGTCCTTGGTCTTCAAAAAGCTTTTTGTACTTTGGATTTGTCGCTATATATTCATGAAGCTTCGGTCCGTAAAAATCAATCCATTGCGTAACAATCTGCTCGGTGACCTGCTTTCCTTGATACTCATGTCCTGCCTTGGCGCGTGTGGACTCAAAATCCTCCCACAGCAGTTCGATCCAGCTTCTGGCCTGGTCAATATCCAAATGAGAATTCTTTTTATACAGCCTTTCCGCCAGGCGTGCAAAAATTTCCTCCATATCAAAGATCACCTCGTTCTTCCAATGATTACACCTCCATTGTACCACATAGAAAGGATGGATCAGCACACACTATAAATGTCTCCTCATGAGACACGTTAAGGAGGGTATCCAATGCGAAATAAAGCAAAGAACTTTCCTAATGTTAAAATGTCCCATTCCCCTGACGATCAAAGCGAACATTTAGCTTTACGTCCAAACGGGACTATTAATAATCGCCCTCAGGAGCGGGCCGCCCATTCCAGAGAGCGCGATATTAACCAGCTGGGGAGGAATAAGCGTGGGTCATAACAAATCAAGACCAATCGCAGAAACTTCCCAGAAACCTCATCGCGGACCTAAACACTTGAGTAATTTGGTGAATGGAGAAACAGAATTAACCCAATCTGACCAGATCACCAAAGTGCAAGTTAAAAAACGGTCCTAAACGAAAGAGCGTCTCTTCTAAAGAGGCGCTCTTTTTCTTCGTTATTGAATTTAGCGGAAATTGGGATGATTCGGTGATATTGATTATTTTGGGTGAAACAAGATTGATTCGGGCGATATTGAGATTAATTCAGCGGAATCAGGTTTTTTTCAGCGATAACGAGATTTATTCAGCGATATCAGGTTTTTTTCAGCGATAACGAGATTTATTCAGCGATATCACAATTAATCAGTCAAATAGAATGAATTCAGCGATCCACTAAATTTTAAGGAAAAATGAATTCAGCGAAACCAAACATCCCCTCTGCCTTTACTCCAGTAAAGCAATAGGGAGGGCTTCCTCTTCCCCGCTCTTCCGCTCCTCTTCTTTCGGATTAAACCGGTAGCCCCAGGCAAAAATGCCATTCATGTATTCAATATAAAATTTGTGCTCGGGATCTCCATCAATTCCATAAATTTCTCCTGCTTTAAAATCGGTTGGGTCGAGCATATAAGATTTTGCCATGATAATCTTTCTCTCATGCACGGCAAACTCATTGACCATCCCCAGTTGTTCTGCTTTCTGAGCTTTTTCGGTCAGTTCAGCAATTTCAGATCTTAATTCCTCTGTGGTGTACTGGCTGTATCTTCGTTCCATGATGATCCTCCTAATCATTTCGTTCTATTTTACATTCTATCAAGGATTCTTCACAATAGAAAAAGTAAGGAGTTGAGATAATGGGTAATGTGCTAATTACAGGAGCGGGATCAGGACTCGGGCAAGCCTTAGCGGAACAGTACGCGAAAGCCGGTCACACGGTCTATTTAGCTGGACGCACCGAACGAAAACTACTCTTAGTTCAAAAGGAATTACGGGAAAGCGGAAGCAAAGCGGAAGTCTTAATTTGCGATGTCTCAGAGCCAGCTTCCGTGGAAGAGTGCTTAAAGCAGCTGGAGTCCATCGATATCCTCATAAACAATGCAGGAATCGGTATTTTCGGCGACCTTGCTTCCTACCGCAAAGAACAAATGGACCAAATGCTTCACACAAATGTATTAGGAACGGTTCTGATGACGCAAATGGCTCTTCCTAAGCTTAAGCTTGCAGAGGGCAGAGTGCTAAATATTATTTCCACAGCAGGACTGCGCGGAAAAACAAATGAAAGTGTGTACTGTGCAAGTAAATTTGCCGTCCGCGGGTTTACCGAGAGCCTGCACAAAGAATGGGAAAACGAACCATTATCTGCGACCGCCGTATATATGGGCGGCATGAACACACCTTTTTGGGATGAAAGTGACCACGTAAAAGATCCTTCCGGAATGAAAACCCCAGACGTAGTTGCTAAGCAGATTTTTCAGGAAGACGACCGCCGTGAAGCGATTTATATCGATCGATAACGTACCATTTAAAAGGGATTCTCTTTCAAGGACTCATTGAAGGAGAGTCTTTTTTTATGAAAAAAACCGGCCCCATAAGGACCGGCTTAGCTTGGATTTACTCTCCCAAGCCTTCTTCTTTTGTCTTCGCAACAACAGCTTCAATCGCTTCCTGCTCATCAGAGCCTTCCGCTGTGAATTTAATTTCTGCCCCATTAGGAATACCCAGGGACATAACCCCCATAATGGACTTCATGTTGACTGATTTGCCATTATACTCAAGGTTGATTTCTGATTGAAACCGGCCTGCCACTTGGACAAGAGCGGTTGCTGGGCGTGCGTGGACACCGTCTGCTGAAGTTATTTTCATCGTTTGTTCTGCCATGTTCTTTCTCTCCTTCATATTTCTATTAATTTGCTATCTCAATTATATCTGGATCGTTAAAATTCACTTCACCAGAGGCTTTCACCTGAACAGATTGACCTTCATGGAGGTTGGTAAACACGATAGGAGTGACTGTAGAAGCTGCATGCTTCTCGATATAGTCGAGATCAACTTCCATTAGTGCTTGTCCTTGTTTTACTTCATCCCCTTCAGAGATCAAGGAAGTAAAGCCTTCCCCTTTTAAACTTACAGTGTCAATGCCGATGTGAACGAGAATTTCCATACCGTTCTCTGCTTCGAGACCGATCGCGTGTTTAGTTGGGAATACATTAAGAACTTTACCATTAACCGGCGAAATAATTTTACCATCTTCCGGTACAATTGCAAAGCCGTCTCCCATCATCTTACCAGAAAACACTTGATCCGGCACCTCAGTAATCGGAATGACTTTTCCTTTAATCGGACTCACAAAGGACAAATCCCCGACTGTAATAGGTGTTTCTGCCTTTTTCACATCGTTCACCATTTCTGCTGTATCTTCGTTGGCACGAGGTGTTTTTCCATCAATGATATCCTGCATCTGCCCGCGTAGTGTATCCGACACAGGGCCGAAAATGGCTTGAATATTGTTACCGACTTCCATAACGCCGGAAGCGCCAAGCTTTTTCAAACGGTTTTTATTGACTTCGCCTTTGTCGTTAACAGACACACGAAGACGGGTGATGCAGGCATCCAAATGGGAAATATTCGACTGTCCACCCATAGCTTCTAAAATTTCAAACGGAAGATCACCGACTTCTCCTTGATCTTCGCTGTCCTGAGCCTCATCCTCACGTCCTGGAGTAGCCAGGTTAAACTTAAGAATTGCCCACCTGAATCCAAAGTAATAAATGACAGAGAAGCACAAGCCTACAAGGATGACCCACCACCATTCGGTACGGTTTGGCATAACACCGAATAAAATAAAGTCAATCAAACCACCAGAGAAGGTCATGCCTATTTTCACGCCAAGAATCTGCATCACCATAAAGGATAGACCTGCAAAAATAGTGTGAATTCCGAATAACACAGGGGCAACAAATAAGAACGAGAACTCAATTGGTTCAGTAATCCCAGTCAGGAAAGAAGTTAGTGCTGCGGAAGCCATAATCCCTCCCACTACTGCTTTCCGCTCTGGTTTTGCTGTATGGTAAATAGCCAGAGCAGCGGCAGGCAGCCCAAACATCATGAATGGGAATTTTCCTGTCATAAACGTTCCTGCTGTGAAATCGACGCCATCTTTTAATTGTGCAAAGAAGATCGCCTGGTCTCCACGGACTGCTTCCCCAGCTGCGTTTGTATAATTACCAAACTCAAACCAAAACGGACTGTAGAAAATATGATGAAGCCCAAACGGAATCAGAGCACGTTCAATCACACCGAACACAAAAGCTGCCACTGTGCGGTTTGTATCCAGCATCAAGTGCGATAGTGCGTTTAAACCATCCTGGGCATATGGCCAGAACAGGTGCATAATAATTCCTAAAAATAATGAAGCAAAAGCTGTAATAATCGGAACGAAACGTTTTCCCGCAAAGAACCCAAGAAATTGCGGCAGTTGAATATTAAAGAAACGCTTATACATGGAAGATGCGAGGATCCCAACAATAATTCCCCGAATACTCCTGTTTGCAGAGTAGGAATTCCAAGTACATTTGCAAAAGCAGGATCGGAAGTCATGTTAGCATCAATTCCGCCAAGAACCCCCATAACGACATTCATAATTAAGTAACCGATAATTGCTGCCAGGCCGGCTACACCGTCTCCCCCGGCTAAACCAATAGCAACCCCTACGGCAAACAGTAATGGCAGGTTGTCAAAAACTATTCCTCCAGCCTCAGACATGATTTGAAGCAGCAGTTGTACCCAATGGGTTCCAAAAAAAGGAACCTTTTCTACAAAACTATCCTGGGCAAAGCTCGTACCAAAGGCAAGCAGAATCCCCGCTGCTGGTAAAAGGGCAACAGGAAGCATTAAAGCTTTACCGACTTTTTGCAAAGTTCCAAAGGCATTTTTGAACATGTAATTTCCTCCTTATGCAATGATTTGTGAGCAGTGACAGAAAGCTCTGTAAATTATCAGATAAATAAAACGGTTTCATTTTTATCCTAAGGGACGGACAGCTTCCATCAGCCGATACGGATAAGCCATAAATTTTTGCCAGTGACGATCAGAAAGCTGGAAATTCACCCTGGATAAATGACCACATACCTACCGTAGGGCATTAAAAAAGGCATGAGCATCAAAGATTCTTAAGCTATACATAAGGGTACACTTCTCCCTTAGGATAACTATAAAATCTTCCGATACTCATGCCTGATCGTGTCAGTAACACGTAACGTTAGGATTTATGTGTCAACCGCTGCAAATGAATGGTTAAATAAATGGCTTCCGATTCATCTACAGGCTTATTCAACTGTTTTTGCATCACTTTTATTAACTTCCATGCCAAATTGTAGCACACCGGGTACTCTTCTTTCAACATCTTTGCAAGCCGAATCTCATCGCCAATATTTTCCTCTTGATAAACACGGTCAACAGCCCGGTGCAGGTGTTGGACGAGGCGGTGGTAATCAACACTGTGCTTATCTATGGTGATTCCCATTGTGTCCTCTACTAGTTTAACCATCTGGGTAATCAGCTGATTATGGCGGTTGATTTCCCTTAACGTCTTATCCGTGACCGCACTATGAATATGGAGGGCAATAAACCCTACTTCGCCATTTGGAAATTGGATCCCCATTTTGTCGTACACCATCGTAACCACTTCCATAGCGATTTGGTATTCTTTAGGGTAGAGCGACTCGATTTCCAATAAAAATGGGTTGGAAAACTGCATATTCTGTTTGGCCCGGTTTATGGCAAATGCCAGGTGGTCTGTCAGAGCAACGTGAATATGTTCATTCAGCTCCTGGCCCATACGCTGTTCGATATGAATGAGGATATCGTTCATAAAATCAATTAAGCTTTCTTCGATGTGAGGCAGCAGGTTCATATATTGTTCTTTTTCTTTTTCACTGCTTAACAGAAAAGTCTTATCTGCTTTGTTTAAAGAGATTTGGTCTTTCTGCTTTCGGTTAAATCCAATGCCCTTGCCAATAAGGACCACTTCCTGATAGGAAGGGTGGTCTGCGATCACAACATTATTATTTAATACTTTTTTAATAGTCACTTGCTGTTCCATGCTGAATAGCCTCCACTACATTTCACCTGGGTCATGGTGAGTCCTCATTCATCTTTATCCTATCTTCCTTCAGTTATTTTTACAAGCCGGTCTCCAAGCAAACCGATTATTTTGCACGAAAACGCTTACGTATTATACAATCTTTAAAGTGTTAAAACAACTGTTAGAAAGGGGGATTCCCAATGATTAAGCTGTTTATCAGTGATTTGGACGGAACCCTGCTTGGAATGAACCACACACTTAAGAAAGAAGATGTGACAGCCATCCAAAAGCTGGTGATGAATAATGTCCAGCTTGCTGTTGCGACAGGGAGAATGGATCACGAAATCAAAGAAATTTTAAAACGCATGGGAGTCGCAGGGCACCGCATCAGCCAAAATGGAGCCTTCATTTATGACCGCGAAGACACCCATATTCATTCTAAAACTTTTGAAGGCAGTCTTGCTCGAAAAATCATGACTGAAATCGAACCTGAGCCTTTAATAAAAACCGTTTCGACTGCTGACAAAACGTACTCTGCTGAGCACAATGAGTGGATTGAGCTTATTTCTGAACAGCTGCTGCATGACGTTATTATTCACCCGAAAATGGCCGAGGAATTTGGTACAACGATTGCTCCCTCAAAAATTACTCTTCATGGTAAGGAACACGATGTAATAGAAGCTTACAAACGTATTGATCAGCGCTTTGGCAATGATTTGGACAGCTTCATTTCCCACGAGTCTTGTGTAGATATTATGCCTAAATCAATCAACAAAGGTAATGCCATCCTTTCTTTGTTAAGTAAAATCGGAATACGACCTGAGGAAACCGTTTGTATTGGAGATTCATTTAATGACATCTCTATGTTTGAAAATATTCCACACAGTTACGCGATGTCAACAGCCCACCCTGAAGTCCAGCAGAAAGCTGCAAAGGTTGTCGATCACGTTCATGAAGCTATAAAAGATTTAGAAAATCAAGGACTCATTTAAAAAATCCGCTTGCGTTAGACATCAACGCGAGCGGATTTTTTACCATTCCATCCGGTGAAGCAGTTCATATGGGCGGACTTGGTAACTTTCCATAGATATTCCTTCATTTGTTTGAGCATCGGTCACGCGGATTTTGAAATTTTCTCTTGTAATCCACTGCAATAAATTATCGTCTGTTAAGGATTGAAAGCGGACATCTTCCGTCTCTCCCGGATTCACCCTTAATTCCCCAGATTGATAAGTACCTTTAAAAACGATACAGACAATTCCTTGCGTAAGATTTTGATAGATCCCTGTCAGCCCTGTAATGGTCACATTTACACCGGTTTCTTCAAGAATCTCTCTATGAATGGCTTCTTCCAAAGTTTCGCCTTGCTCCATGCGTCCTCCCGGCAGTTCATAGGTATCGGGTCTGTGTTCATTTTTCACTAGGAGCACTTCACCACTTGCATTGGTTATATAACCAGATACAGATACAATGTGCTTGGAAAAATGATACTCCCCTGTCGCTTCAAGAAAGTCTTCCTTTGAGTCAATAAATAAATTTCCCAGCTCATTTCTTTTTTTCTGAGCTTTTTGATGGAGTTCGGACTGACGGATTTTTTCCATGATTTTTTCGTAGTGCTCATAAGAATCATATTCCCAAATGGCCGTTATTTCCGTGTGGTCAAGTGTAGTATATCTTCCGACAAGTCTTGCCCCATGACCAAGCTGATTAGGAAGGAGATACTCATGGAAGAACTGGGTAAACCGCTCGTACAGTTCCGGATTAATCGTATAAGTTCTCTTTCTATAGATCATCACTGATCCTCCCATAGTTCTTTTGTCATAGTGTATAGTATACACTAATCTGTTCGGTATAACAGTGTATTTTCCTTTTTTTCGGCAAGACTTTTATTCGTCACATTTTTCTTCAATAAACCGATCAATGACCTCTCTGTCGAACCCTTTACGGTATAACCCAGACTTCACTTTTTGTTTTAACTCGAATCCACTGTACTTCCGGGCGTGTTTCCTCAACAGCTTCTCTCCCTGAAACTCAGCAGCCGTCCATTCCGAATCTTCATCTTCACCGGGCAGGTTGGCGAGCACTTCCTGAATGACTTCTCCCTTAAATCCTTTTTGAGCAAGGTTTTGCTGAATGGTCTGTACGAGCTGTTTAAATGATTTCCTTGCCTCAGATTTTGCTTTTTTTTCCGCAAATTTCATCGCCTTCTCATACTGCTTATCATACGGATAATACTGAAGGGCTTCCTCTGCCTGAGAGACGTGTATACCTTTTTCCTGCAGTTCTTTCTTTACAAGCAAGGGACCTTTGCTTGATGTATTTACACGAGTGCGCACTAAAGAATTGGCGAATTCCTGATCATCAAGCAGCTGATGATCCTTTAACCGCTCTACGACTTCGTCCACGTGCTCCGACTCTACTTCTTTTTTATGTAAATAATCACGAATCTCTTTTTCAGAGCGCATCCGGTAGCTTAAATAGTTGAGTGCAAGGGTAAAGGATTTATGAACGTCATCCGTTTGGATTAAGGCTTCGATGGTCGGCTTATCTAACTCCATGTTTTTCTGGAGCCGGTATTTGACGAGGACATCTTCATCGACACTGAAACCATAGTCCTCCCCATCCCCATAATCCAAGTAGATGTTATAGCGGTTCTTATGCTTTTTCTGCGTAGTAATACGAGTTATTTTAGCCATTTGCTTCACCTCTTTCCTCTATTTTAGCATGAGTAATAACTCAGCAAGCAGTGATAAGAACCGCTATAATAAAAGAACCGATTGGCAGACATTCGAGGAGGAATGAATGATGAAGATTGCAATCGCCGGAGGAACAGGCTTTGTAGGCAGCCGTCTCTCTCAACTTTTCACTCAGGAAGGGCACCATGTGTACATACTTACACGCAGTCCCGAAAAGCATAAAGATTCCAATAAAATTACTCACTTAGGCTGGTTAAAAGATGATTTCCATCCTGAGGATGAACTCGGGGAAATTGACGCTTTTATTAACCTTGCCGGTGCTTCATTAAGCGGAGGAAGATGGACAGAAGAGCGGAAGCGGTTGATTATGGACAGCCGTATCCAGGCTGCTGAAGAAATCATAAGCATCATCGACTCTTTACCACATAAACCTGAGGTACTTATAAATGCTTCTGCAGTTGGGTATTACGGAGAATCCAACCGAAAATCGTTTACCGAACAGACTGAATCCCCAGGCACAGACTTTCTGGCTAATGTAGCTGAAGAATGGGAAGAGCGCGCCTCAAAAGCTGAAAAGAGAGGCATAAGAACGGTTTACCTGCGACTAGGCATCGTTCTTGGTGAAGCTGGAGTTTTACCTATGATGAAGCTTCCTTACCAATGGATGGTGGGTGGAAATCTAGGTACGGGCGAACAATGGGTGTCCTGGATCCACGTTGATGATGTTACAGAGTTAATTAACTTTATCCTCCAAAATAACGACTTCAAAGGTCCCGTTAATGCCACCGCTCCAAATCCAAAAAGAAACAAAGATTTTGGACAGACGCTGGCAGATGTGCTCGATCGACCTCACTGGCTTTCAGTGCCTGGATTCGCTCTAAAAGCTTCCTTGGGAGAAATGAGCACCCTGCTTCTCAATGGACAGGCCGTTCTGCCCAGGAAAGCGGTCATAAATGGCTACCGGTTTAAGTATCCTGAATTAAAACCAGCTCTAAGCTCCATTCTAAAGAAGGAATAGCCCCTCTGAGGAACGAAGCCTAAAAGAAAGCTTCGTTCTTTTTATAGCTAAAATGCTTTTATTCCGTATACTAATAATACTACCACTGAAAGGCTCGATGTTTATGAATACCGTTATTACAAATGTCACGATTTATCCCGTCACCTCTTCCCGAATACCTAATGGGAGCGTACACGTTGAAGATGGAAAAATAAAAGTCTTTGGAGCGAACTTGTCCGTTCCTCCTGATGCTGAAGTAATCGACGGCAAAGGAGCCTGTCTTTACCCTGGTTTCATTGATATTCACACCCACCTTGGTCTCTATGATGAAGGGACTGGCTGGGCAGGAAGTGATGCCAATGAAACGATTGAAGCAATCACCCCACATTTGAGAGCCATTGACGGAGCACATCCGCTTGATCCCGCTTTTTTTAATGCACGCAAAGCAGGTGTTACGACTGCTCATATTATGCCGGGAAGTGCGAACATGATTGGCGGTACAACGTCCGTTATCAAAACTGTCGGTCACACAATTAATAAAATGATTGTCAAAGAAACAGCGGGGTTAAAGCTTGCTCTGGGTGAGAACCCAAAAAGAATTCATTCGCAGTCAAAAAACGCTTCCATTACCAGATTAGGAATTATGGGTACATTAAGGGAAACTTTCTACGCGGCAATGGAAAGCGAACACCCAAACCATTTAAGAATTAAACCGATTCTTCAAGCCATCAATCGGGAAATTCCTGTCCGAATCCACGCTCACCGGGCTGACGACATTATTACTGCCCTTCGTTTCGCTAAAGAGTTCAATTTGGATTTACGCATTGAACATTGTACGGAAGGACACCTCATTGTCGATGAGTTATCCGCGTGGGACGACCTGCAGGTTTCTGTCGGTCCTACTTTTACCCGGATGTCAAAAATCGAATTAAGAAACAAGACGTGGCAGACGTATAAGGTTCTGCACGACTTCGGTATTAAAGTTTCGATAATGACCGATCATCCTTATACCCCTATTCAATATTTGAATATTTGTGCAGCCCTCGCCGCCCGGGAAGGCATGGATATCGAGGATGCGCTGAGAGGCATTACCATTACTCCAGCTAAAAACCTCGGAGTTGACGATCGAGTCGGCTCAATTGAGAAAGGGAAGGATGCAGATCTTGTCTTGTGGAACGGTCATCCATTCGAGTTTATGTCTAAACCAATCTGGACGATGATTGATGGAAAAATCGTCTATATCCAGGAGTGATCCGCCCTGGTTAATAAAGCCCTTACAACCTAAGCCTGGCCTGCAAAAACAGGTGTCAATTTTTTAATAAATTTTACAAAAAAATTCATTCACTTTTTTAAAAAAATCGATTATTATAAGCTTAGATGATTATGCAAATATAATCAGTAAGTAGTAAGGGAAGGCAAATGGTGCGCCACCAGCTGAGCTGGTTCTAGTGGGTTCGATTCCCACCCCGAATTTTTGTGAGCTGTTGATAAAAATTCGAGGGTGGTTTGAACAAACTGAGCGCATAATTTCCTTACGTTCAGACTACCCTCCTCTATTCATAAGGAGGGATTTTTTATGCTAAAAAAGCGTGAGTTACATGACGCCCCGGTCTTATTTGAGTTAATGAGCCATCCGGAAGTGTTTCCATTTGTCCGTCACAAAGCCGCATCGACTGATGAATTTTATTTCTTAACGAAGCAGACTTTAGAAGCAGAGGATCGGGGGGAGCTTATTTCACGTACCATCCTTGATGAATGGGGTCAGCCAATCGGAACCATCAATTTATTTGATATTCATGAAAATAAAGGTTTTTTAGCCACCTGGATCGGTCAGCCATACTTTGGAAAAGGATATAACAAACCAGCGAAAGAATCCTTCTTTGAAGAATTGTTCTTTCAGCTTGGCATCGAAGGTGTTTTTATGAAAATACGGCGCACCAACACTAGATCCATGAAAGCCGCTTTAAAAATTCCTTATGCAGCGGCTGCAAACGACCAATACCCTGAAGTATTATCTTGGATTAACCGGGAAAACGATGTTTATGACCTCTTCGTCATCTCAAAAGAACAGTATTTGTTCCACTA
This Halobacillus salinarum DNA region includes the following protein-coding sequences:
- a CDS encoding SDR family NAD(P)-dependent oxidoreductase codes for the protein MGNVLITGAGSGLGQALAEQYAKAGHTVYLAGRTERKLLLVQKELRESGSKAEVLICDVSEPASVEECLKQLESIDILINNAGIGIFGDLASYRKEQMDQMLHTNVLGTVLMTQMALPKLKLAEGRVLNIISTAGLRGKTNESVYCASKFAVRGFTESLHKEWENEPLSATAVYMGGMNTPFWDESDHVKDPSGMKTPDVVAKQIFQEDDRREAIYIDR
- a CDS encoding phosphocarrier protein HPr; translated protein: MAEQTMKITSADGVHARPATALVQVAGRFQSEINLEYNGKSVNMKSIMGVMSLGIPNGAEIKFTAEGSDEQEAIEAVVAKTKEEGLGE
- a CDS encoding metal-dependent hydrolase, which gives rise to MDTGTHVVMGVALGGLATLDPAIQADPALFNAVLVGTMVGSQAPDIDTVLKLKNNAIYIRHHRGITHSIPAVILWGLGIPALIYLFVPEVNFLHLWLWSFLAVIIHVFVDIFNAYGTQAYRPFTNRWVAYGFINTFDPYIFTMHLAGIVAWNLGADPGLLWLVIYFVIALYYVKRYFDKRELVRLIHEHFDPVEQIATSPTLQQNVWRIAITTPTNYYVGRAENGHITILDEFVNKHIDYEDPVIQKALTDHNIKAFLSFSPVYRYELSYFDEYTEVRFIDLRYRSKGRYPFVALAQIDDEHGDDMKILNSYTGWVFTEEKLQSKLGPMANSKG
- a CDS encoding YfhH family protein; amino-acid sequence: MERRYSQYTTEELRSEIAELTEKAQKAEQLGMVNEFAVHERKIIMAKSYMLDPTDFKAGEIYGIDGDPEHKFYIEYMNGIFAWGYRFNPKEEERKSGEEEALPIALLE
- the glcT gene encoding glucose PTS transporter transcription antiterminator GlcT — encoded protein: MEQQVTIKKVLNNNVVIADHPSYQEVVLIGKGIGFNRKQKDQISLNKADKTFLLSSEKEKEQYMNLLPHIEESLIDFMNDILIHIEQRMGQELNEHIHVALTDHLAFAINRAKQNMQFSNPFLLEIESLYPKEYQIAMEVVTMVYDKMGIQFPNGEVGFIALHIHSAVTDKTLREINRHNQLITQMVKLVEDTMGITIDKHSVDYHRLVQHLHRAVDRVYQEENIGDEIRLAKMLKEEYPVCYNLAWKLIKVMQKQLNKPVDESEAIYLTIHLQRLTHKS
- a CDS encoding TIGR01777 family oxidoreductase; this encodes MMKIAIAGGTGFVGSRLSQLFTQEGHHVYILTRSPEKHKDSNKITHLGWLKDDFHPEDELGEIDAFINLAGASLSGGRWTEERKRLIMDSRIQAAEEIISIIDSLPHKPEVLINASAVGYYGESNRKSFTEQTESPGTDFLANVAEEWEERASKAEKRGIRTVYLRLGIVLGEAGVLPMMKLPYQWMVGGNLGTGEQWVSWIHVDDVTELINFILQNNDFKGPVNATAPNPKRNKDFGQTLADVLDRPHWLSVPGFALKASLGEMSTLLLNGQAVLPRKAVINGYRFKYPELKPALSSILKKE
- a CDS encoding PTS glucose transporter subunit IIA — encoded protein: MEVGNNIQAIFGPVSDTLRGQMQDIIDGKTPRANEDTAEMVNDVKKAETPITVGDLSFVSPIKGKVIPITEVPDQVFSGKMMGDGFAIVPEDGKIISPVNGKVLNVFPTKHAIGLEAENGMEILVHIGIDTVSLKGEGFTSLISEGDEVKQGQALMEVDLDYIEKHAASTVTPIVFTNLHEGQSVQVKASGEVNFNDPDIIEIAN
- a CDS encoding NUDIX domain-containing protein; translation: MIYRKRTYTINPELYERFTQFFHEYLLPNQLGHGARLVGRYTTLDHTEITAIWEYDSYEHYEKIMEKIRQSELHQKAQKKRNELGNLFIDSKEDFLEATGEYHFSKHIVSVSGYITNASGEVLLVKNEHRPDTYELPGGRMEQGETLEEAIHREILEETGVNVTITGLTGIYQNLTQGIVCIVFKGTYQSGELRVNPGETEDVRFQSLTDDNLLQWITRENFKIRVTDAQTNEGISMESYQVRPYELLHRMEW
- the sspK gene encoding small, acid-soluble spore protein K, with translation MRNKAKNFPNVKMSHSPDDQSEHLALRPNGTINNRPQERAAHSRERDINQLGRNKRGS
- a CDS encoding YfhJ family protein, whose translation is MEEIFARLAERLYKKNSHLDIDQARSWIELLWEDFESTRAKAGHEYQGKQVTEQIVTQWIDFYGPKLHEYIATNPKYKKLFEDQGRTH
- a CDS encoding HAD family hydrolase, whose protein sequence is MIKLFISDLDGTLLGMNHTLKKEDVTAIQKLVMNNVQLAVATGRMDHEIKEILKRMGVAGHRISQNGAFIYDREDTHIHSKTFEGSLARKIMTEIEPEPLIKTVSTADKTYSAEHNEWIELISEQLLHDVIIHPKMAEEFGTTIAPSKITLHGKEHDVIEAYKRIDQRFGNDLDSFISHESCVDIMPKSINKGNAILSLLSKIGIRPEETVCIGDSFNDISMFENIPHSYAMSTAHPEVQQKAAKVVDHVHEAIKDLENQGLI
- a CDS encoding YpzG family protein, which produces MGHNKSRPIAETSQKPHRGPKHLSNLVNGETELTQSDQITKVQVKKRS
- the recX gene encoding recombination regulator RecX; its protein translation is MAKITRITTQKKHKNRYNIYLDYGDGEDYGFSVDEDVLVKYRLQKNMELDKPTIEALIQTDDVHKSFTLALNYLSYRMRSEKEIRDYLHKKEVESEHVDEVVERLKDHQLLDDQEFANSLVRTRVNTSSKGPLLVKKELQEKGIHVSQAEEALQYYPYDKQYEKAMKFAEKKAKSEARKSFKQLVQTIQQNLAQKGFKGEVIQEVLANLPGEDEDSEWTAAEFQGEKLLRKHARKYSGFELKQKVKSGLYRKGFDREVIDRFIEEKCDE